In the Danaus plexippus chromosome 4, MEX_DaPlex, whole genome shotgun sequence genome, one interval contains:
- the LOC116768708 gene encoding ubiquitin-conjugating enzyme E2-17 kDa has product MALKRINRELQDLGRDPPAQCSAGPHGEDLFHWQATIMGPVDSPYQGGVFFLTIHFPTDYPFKPPKVAFTTRIYHPNINSNGSICLDILRSQWSPALTISKVLLSICSLLCDPNPDDPLVPEIARIYKTDREKYNELAREWTRKYAM; this is encoded by the exons atggcgttaaaacgaattaatagg GAATTACAAGATCTGGGTCGAGACCCCCCAGCACAATGTTCCGCAGGACCACACGGGGAAGATC tattcCACTGGCAGGCCACAATTATGGGTCCA gtGGACAGTCCTTACCAGGGTGGAGTGTTCTTTCTGACCATACATTTCCCTACAGACTATCCATTTAAACCACCAAAGGTTGCGTTCACGACACGTATCTATCACCCCAACATAAACAGTAATGGTTCCATTTGTCTTGACATCTTGCGTTCACAATGGTCGCCAGCTCTTACTATATCCAAAG TGTTGCTGTCAATTTGCTCACTGTTATGTGATCCGAACCCCGATGATCCACTGGTGCCAGAAATCGCTAGGATCTACAAAACTGACAGAGAAAAGTACAATGAATTAGCCCGAGAGTGGACAAGGAAGTATGCCATGTGA
- the LOC116768576 gene encoding progestin and adipoQ receptor family member 3, with amino-acid sequence MTITMTRKVSECQAETVQFMAIEKLDDDCIQEKEFSRENTLIRRGKKLESNNNLSDEDIQYMNYRKLLKYEEAPEYLQHNPYIRDGYRKLLPTRLCWESIFWWTNETMNIWTHIFGFFLLLFLTINDLVIINIHATVTDKTVAAILFSCFLICMALSALYHTFSCRSENDYNTFLMYDLFGIALSLLAIYTSGVYYAFWCHHELKTFYMISVTLIFVVAMVLQVPKLQVPYVVKMCVFIGWAAYGVLPTLHWTYVMGGFDNPMVQIFFPRVIGMYVISGTAFAIYAFKIPERWYPGKVDYIGHSHQWWHILVLGALYYWHNSAMIYVQYRMNHGCANTMRIF; translated from the exons ATGACCATAACGATGACGAGAAAAGTTAGTGAATGCCAGGCAGAAACAGTTCAGTTTATGGCTATTGAgaaa ttGGATGATGATTGCATACAAGAGAAAGAATTTAGCAGAGAAAACACATTAATAAGACGAGGGAAGAAATTAGAAAGTAACAACAATTTATCAGATGAAGATATCCAATACATGAACtatagaaaacttttaaaatatgaagaagCACCGGAATATTTACAACACAATCCATATATAAGAGATGGTTACAGGAAATTATTACCAACTAGACTGTGTTGGGAAAG CATATTCTGGTGGACAAATGAGACAATGAATATTTGGACCCATATATTTGGTTTCTTCTTGCTCCTATTCCTCACAATCAATGATCTGGTCATCATCAACATTCATGCAACGGTCACAGACAAAACTGTTGCCGCTATACTTTTCTCCTGTTTTTTA ATATGCATGGCGTTATCAGCGCTGTACCACACGTTCTCATGTCGATCGGAAAACGACTACAATACATTCCTCATGTATGACCTGTTCGGTATAGCCTTGTCATTACTGGCGATATACACCTCAGGTGTCTACTACGCGTTCTGGTGCCATCAT GAGCTAAAGACGTTCTATATGATATCAGTGACCCTGATATTCGTGGTGGCCATGGTGTTACAAGTTCCGAAACTCCAGGTCCCGTATGTCGTTAAAATGTGTGTGTTCATTGGCTGGGCGGCTTATGGGGTCCTGCCGACACTGCACTGGACCTACGTGATGGGGGGCTTCGACAACCCCATGGTTCAG ataTTCTTCCCTCGTGTCATCGGCATGTACGTCATAAGCGGTACAGCCTTCGCGATATACGCCTTCAAG ATTCCAGAGAGATGGTATCCAGGTAAAGTGGACTACATCGGTCATTCACATCAATGGTGGCATATCTTAGTGTTGGGCGCGTTATACTACTGGCACAACTCGGCTATGATATATGTCCAGTATAGAATGAACCACGGCTGTGCTAACACCATGAGGATATTCTAG
- the LOC116768413 gene encoding cadherin-23, which translates to MSPGMRFSARSAKTPPRVRLKPAICAISVIWLMICVEVISANRPPRFLIDGRSEIVIRLKEGPDTPVGSLIYRLRGVDSDGDTLRFGIREQVGSDILRIEAISSNEANIYLVKELDREIRDEYSFVLTLTDGHLGEGNYITQSFLLLVEDVNDNEPIFKPYPPAITVKEDALPGVLLTVEATDLDEGAYGQVLYNLQELDGDVDNFAIQTVNGKGVIRLTNRLDYERKSLYQLRVLAIDRANQGRVNTGTAAILVKVQDVEDQPPEFVVASPVTRISEDAPVGTSVLQVRAIDGDRGINNRISYSIISGGEEHFDIDSSSGVVYTISPIDREDPNNSNGAYILEILATEESHMVSPLPSATTEVTVIITDVNDEKPKFKSNRYVGEIIENAQQNTPITFLQDGVPEVFDYDQGKNGTFELYLVGDNGVFDVTPFKGINEASFLIRVNDPSFLDYEKVTVMNFSLVAKEIVTKEPKMSIVPIMVHIKDENDNFPEFTETVYTVSILENCAVGTTVAWIQATDSDSDSYGTRGIRYTGLTGSVAHLLHLNPISGVITVKQAGDDSFDRELVSRHYVTVEARDDQGKGNRNTAQLIINIEDVNDNAPMFLANKYEARLLENSLDFENPLVLEARDLDLNGTKNSHIEYSIVGGDYKNNFSIDPNLGIIIPIGGIDFEQIAGDNTNIRPIHLTVQARDFGSPPLSSTVPVTVYVADVNDHAPSFTQTVYKRAIPEDMPGGTSVIEVKARDSDGSSPNNRVVYRIQRGASDKFVIDSFSGLISVAAGANLDPDRTEPTTNRYVLTVVALDGGIGDQQLSASVIVNITIVDVNNKPPVLVEPGVVHVMENTQVGTVIYRAHAYDLDEQPVLRFSIDKELSSGRNEDGVPVTINDYDYIGIWDLNTIDGTLRIVRSLDREKVEIIKLVITVEDMAAMSNGPVQRASAILTVIVQDENDNNPKYRKPFYKTSITENSKNGVHIETVIADDADRNRTMTYMLEGPEEILGLIHMESSTGEVVVANRIDHELQPWINVTVKATDSGTPPRSAAVELVIQVLDENDNNPIFEPSSFEYRVREDIEPGSTVADIVARDADSGEYGKITYLLDRVSTQGKFLINPETGALKVSDYLDRETQASYNLVVEAWDNYQFGYLSGESRNAFKQIVIHVEDVNDNPPVLTLPTGCTTISEFHNHREPILSVTASDADDTATPNGRVQFHLVGGKGHDLFRFEQVGGDANTGRLYAKQPLQDRFGNYTFIIEARDLGLPSNVVRDELNLCVTDYNDHAPVFVHPPQNVTIKVPENATIGTTVVEVKAIDADIGPNGAVRYRLRHDARGSYRTFTIHPTSGALRTTGALDRDKQTTYQLRIEAYDLGLPTPLSSDLDLTIYVQNVDNYKPRFPDRRLHLNITENEEFSTTLPRVLERDEIDRGDEPMLPVCYYIVHGNDEGLFELDRATYRFKSKPLDREQKDKYLITVLATEDCVRPDYEANGDASTLQIYINIQDVNDNAPQFISKMFTGGITTEADFGIEFMHVKAIDQDDGVNAKINYYLLGEVKETLTEGLENLAVSPFLVDVDTGAVTLNFDPQKGMKGYFDFKVLANDTDGLQDEAHVFIYLLREDQRVRFVLRSHPSEIRDKINIFRERLARVTESVVNIDDLRVHENKDGSVDNTKTDLYLHLVNSGDHSVLEVEQVLKIVDKNIEHLDDLFKEFNVLDTQPAEYQPLTADTLSSQQAVFWLVWTAGILSALLAVTVIMCLSQRADFTRRLRAATTAYSSQTSGEADMTIRSSGGRVPNTNKHSTKGSNPIWLHAYENDWYKTDDQMSHSERDSLDENAVDQDLSNDKPYFITTYPSGDQDLDNHNDLDHRGYDFYQQLEQVKNAKNMETTEL; encoded by the exons ATGTCGCCAGGGATGCGTTTCTCCGCAAGGAGTGCTAAAACACCACCAAGAGTGAGATTAAAACCGGCTATATGTGCCATATCCGTAATTTGGCTAATGATCTGTGTAGAAGTCATATCAGCAAACAGACCACCACGGTTTCTTATAGACGGACGTTCAGAAATCGTGATCAGATTAAAAGAAGGTCCAGATACACCAGTTG GAAGTTTAATTTACCGATTAAGAGGCGTTGACTCCGATGGAGATACTCTGCGATTTGGTATAAGAGAGCAAGTCGGAAGTGatatattaagaatagaaGCCATTTCGTCCAACGaagctaatatatatttagttaaggAATTAGATAGAGAG ATTCGCGATGAATACTCATTTGTATTAACCCTGACTGATGGTCATTTGGGGGAAGGTAATTATATAACCCAAAGTTTTTTGCTACTAGTAGAGGACGTCAATGACAACGAACCTATATTTAAACCGTATCCTCCGGCTATCACTGTGAAGGAAGATGCATTACCTGGAGTATTGCTTACTGTTGAAGCAACTGATCTTGATGAGGGTGCATATGGCCAA gttcTATACAATTTACAAGAACTAGATGGCGATGTAGACAACTTTGCCATTCAAACTGTAAACGGGAAGGGAGTTATACGACTAACAAATCGGCTAGACTACGAGCGGAAATCCCTTTACCAATTGCGGGTTCTGGCTATAGATAGAGCAAACCAGGGCCGTGTTAATACTGGAACTGCTGCTATCTTAGTAAAAGTGCAGGATGTTGAAGACCAACCTCCAGAGTTTGTGGTCGCGAGCCCAGTTACCAGAATCAGTGAAGATGCGCCGGTTGGGACGTCTGTTTTACAAG tcAGGGCAATTGATGGTGATAGAGGCATCAACAACAGAATCTCCTATAGCATTATATCTGGTGGAGAGGAACACTTTGATATTGACAGCAGTTCTGGGGTAGTGTACACCATCAGTCCTATAGACAGAGAAGACCCTAATAATAGCAATGGAGCCTACATACTAGAGATATTG GCCACAGAGGAATCTCATATGGTATCACCACTGCCGAGTGCTACAACTGAGGTGACTGTCATTATAACCGATGTGAATGATGAAAAACCGAAGTTTAAAAGCAATAGATATGTAGGAGAAATCATAGAAAATGCCCAACAAAACACACCAATAACCTTCCTACAGGATGGTGTGCCGGAAGTATTCGACTATGATCAG ggTAAAAATGGGACTTTTGAATTATACTTAGTAGGTGACAATGGTGTTTTTGATGTCACACCTTTTAAGGGTATAAATGAGgcatcatttttaataagggTCAATGATCCATCTTTCTTAGATTACGAAAAGGTTACTGTAATGAATTTCAGCTTGGTTGCCAAAGAGATTGTTACCAAAGAACCAAAAATGAG TATAGTGCCGATAATGGTTCATATAAAGGATGAAAATGACAACTTCCCGGAGTTCACGGAGACCGTTTACACTGTGTCAATTCTTGAGAACTGTGCTGTTGGTACAACAGTGGCTTGGATTCAAGCAACCGATTCCGATTCAGATAGCTATGGAACTAGAGGCATCAGATACACCGGCCTGACTGGCAGTGTTGCACATTT GTTACATTTGAATCCAATATCTGGTGTGATAACAGTGAAGCAGGCCGGCGATGACAGTTTTGATAGGGAACTAGTGTCAAGACATTATGTGACTGTTGAGGCAAGGGATGATCAG GGCAAAGGAAACAGAAACACAgcacaattaataataaatatagaagatGTGAATGACAACGCTCCAATGTTCCTCGCTAATAAATATGAGGCAAGGTTGCTGGAGAACTCCTTGGACTTTGAAAATCCGCTTGTATTGGAAGCAAGAGATTTAGATTTGAACG GAACAAAAAATAGTCACATAGAATATTCTATAGTCGGTGGtgattacaaaaacaatttctcAATAGATCCAAATCTAGGTATAATAATACCAATCGGCGGGATTGACTTCGAACAAATCGCGGGTGACAACACTAATATAAGGCCCATACATTTGacg GTCCAAGCTCGTGACTTCGGCTCCCCTCCATTATCGTCCACAGTTCCCGTGACGGTGTATGTGGCGGACGTGAACGACCACGCCCCCTCGTTCACACAGACGGTGTACAAGCGGGCCATCCCGGAGGATATGCCGGGGGGAACTAGTGTTATAGAG GTCAAAGCCCGCGATTCAGACGGCTCGTCTCCCAACAATCGTGTGGTGTATCGTATACAACGCGGCGCCAGCGACAAGTTTGTTATAGACTCCTTCTCGGGCCTGATCTCCGTGGCTGCCGGAGCCAATCTGGACCCGGACCGGACCGAGCCCACCACTAACAGATATGTACTCACTGTG GTAGCTTTAGATGGTGGCATAGGAGACCAACAGCTGAGCGCGTCTgtcattgtaaatataacgATAGTGGATGTTAACAACAAACCACCAGTATTAGTTGAACCCGGAGTCGTACACGTCATGGAAAACACACAG GTGGGTACAGTAATATATCGGGCCCACGCATACGATCTCGACGAACAACCAGTGTTGAGATTTTCCATAGACAAGGAATTAAGTTCCGGACGAAATGAGGATGGCGTCCCGGTGACTATCAACGACTACGACTATATAGGGATATGGGATCTGAACACTATCGACGGCACCCTGAGGATTGTTAG ATCTTTGGACAGAGAGAAAgtggaaattataaaactggTGATCACAGTCGAGGATATGGCGGCCATGAGTAACGGACCAGTGCAGAGAGCTTCCGCTATACTGACGGTTATAGTACAAGATGAGAATGACAACAACCCCAAATACAGGAAACCATTCTACAAGACCTCCATCACAGAGAACTCTAAGAACGGCGTCCATATTGAAACTGTCATAGCGGACGACGCCGACAGGAACAGAACTATGACGTATATGTTGGAAG GTCCGGAGGAGATATTAGGGCTGATACACATGGAGAGTTCTACGGGGGAAGTGGTGGTAGCCAACAGAATAGACCACGAGCTACAGCCTTGGATCAATGTGACCGTCAAGGCTACGGACAGCGGAACGCCGCCCAGATCCGCGGCGGTGGAGCTGGTGATACAG gTATTGGATGAAAACGACAACAATCCTATATTCGAGCCTTCGTCTTTCGAATACAGAGTAAGAGAGGACATAGAGCCCGGCAGTACTGTAGCCGATATTGTAGCGAGAGATGCTGACTCGGGCGAATATGGAAAGATTACGTACTTACTGGACAGAGTCTCTACACAG GGCAAGTTCCTAATAAACCCGGAAACTGGGGCGCTGAAGGTGTCCGATTATCTGGATCGAGAGACGCAAGCGAGTTACAACCTGGTGGTAGAGGCCTGGGATAACTATCAGTTCGGATACCTCAGCGGGGAGAGTCGCAACGCGTTCAAACAGATCGT TATCCACGTAGAGGACGTGAACGACAACCCGCCCGTCCTCACCCTGCCTACAGGCTGCACGACTATATCCGAGTTCCACAACCACCGCGAGCCGATACTGTCGGTGACGGCGAGCGACGCAGACGACACCGCCACGCCCAACGGACGAGTACAATTCCATCTGGTGGGGGGAAAGGGACACG ATCTGTTCCGTTTCGAGCAAGTCGGCGGCGACGCTAACACCGGCCGTCTGTACGCGAAGCAACCGCTGCAGGATCGCTTCGGCAACTACACCTTCATCATAGAGGCCAGGGATCTCGGCCTACCCTCCAACGTCGTCAGAGACGAATTGAATCTGTGTGTCACAGATTACAACGATCACGCGCCAGTGTTCGTACATCCGCCACAGAATGTCACCATTAAAGTGCCGGAA AATGCAACAATAGGCACAACAGTGGTCGAAGTGAAGGCTATAGACGCTGACATCGGGCCCAATGGCGCAGTCCGCTATAGACTGCGACACGACGCTCGCGGCTCATACAGGACCTTCACTATACATCCCACCAGCGGAGCCCTACGGACCACCGGAGCGCTAGACAGAGACAAACAAACAACCTACCAG CTGAGAATAGAAGCCTACGACCTCGGCCTGCCAACTCCTCTCAGCTCCGACTTGGATCTTACAATTTACGTCCAAAACGTGGACAACTATAAGCCGAGGTTCCCCGACAGACGGctgcatttaaatataacggaAAATGAAGAATTCTCTACGACGCTACCGAGAGTGCTGGAGAGAGACGAGATCGACCGCGGCGACGAGCCCATGCTGCCCGTGTGTTACTACATCGTGCACGGAAATGATGAAGGCTTGTTTGAACTCGACAGGGCTACGTACAG ATTCAAATCAAAACCGTTAGACAGAGAACAAAAAGATAAGTACTTGATAACGGTTCTAGCAACAGAGGACTGTGTACGGCCAGACTATGAAGCTAATGGGGACGCAAGTACACTACagatatacattaatatacagGATGTGAACGATAACGCGCCTCAGTTCATCAGCAAAATGTTCACTGGTGGGATCACAACAGAAGCAGACTTTGGAATTGAGTTTATGCATGTCAAG GCCATAGACCAAGACGATGGTGTGAACGCTAAGATAAACTATTATCTTCTTGGAGAGGTCAAGGAGACCCTAACTGAGGGTCTGGAAAATTTGGCGGTGTCACCTTTCCTGGTAGACGTCGACACGGGAGCTGTGACCTTGAACTTTGACCCTCAGAAGGGAATGAAGGGCTACTTCGACTTCAAG GTATTAGCGAACGACACAGACGGTTTGCAGGACGAGGCTCACGTCTTCATATATCTGCTCCGCGAGGATCAAAGGGTGCGTTTCGTTTTACGTTCCCATCCTTCGGAGATAcgtgataaaataaacatattcagAGAGAGGTTGGCGCGTGTAACGGAATCCGTGGTCAATATAGACGACTTGAGGGTGCATGAAAATAAAGACGGGTCCGTAGACAACACCAAGACGGATCTGTACCTGCACCTGGTGAACAGCGGCGACCACTCGGTGCTGGAAGTGGAGCAAGTCCTCAAGATAGTGGACAAGAACATCGAACACCTGGACGACCTGTTCAAA GAGTTCAACGTCCTGGACACCCAGCCGGCGGAGTACCAGCCCTTGACGGCTGACACGCTGTCGTCCCAGCAGGCCGTGTTCTGGCTGGTGTGGACCGCCGGCATACTGAGCGCGTTGCTGGCGGTCACCGTCATCATGTGTCTCTCGCAGAGAGCTGACTTCACCAGGAGACTGAGGGCCGCCACCACCGCCTACT CTTCCCAAACGTCGGGCGAAGCTGACATGACGATACGAAGTTCGGGAGGTAGAGTCCCgaatacaaacaaacacagCACCAAGGGCTCCAACCCTATTTGGCTACACGCGTACGAAAACGACTGGTACAAGACAGACGATCAAATGAGTCACTCGGAACGAGACTCGCTGGACGAGAACGCCGTCGACCAGGACCTCAGCAACGACAAGCCGTACTTCATAACGACCTACCCGAGTGGGGACCAGGACCTGGACAACCACAACGACCTGGACCACCGAGGATACGACTTCTACCAGCAGCTGGAACAGGTGAAGAACGCCAAGAACATGGAGACCACGGAACTGTAA